The following are encoded in a window of Longimicrobiales bacterium genomic DNA:
- a CDS encoding substrate-binding domain-containing protein: MLSRSLPPGTRHAARCPYRAGRALAALLLCAQLTACADADPDARRTVVLAATHTLEDSGLLDSLARAFRAAHPELHLRVTVSGTGEALEHARRGLADVLLTHAPEVEQQALADGIVLDRQELMYNSFVVAGPTADPAGIRGMTDAAAAFDRIADAGARFVSRDDRSGTNLRELRLWADAGVEPPAGGRYIRAGVGMADALRIADERGAYLLTDSATLVMLGDGLSLEPLVSGDARLRNVYSVMRVAAAPDSSAARMLAGWLLGEQARALIGSFGGEESTLFVPVRERAGTPSGTGPPDTRPLQPPR; this comes from the coding sequence ATGCTTTCACGCTCGCTGCCACCGGGTACTCGCCATGCCGCGCGCTGCCCGTACCGTGCCGGCCGTGCACTCGCGGCGCTCCTGCTGTGCGCGCAGCTCACCGCCTGTGCCGATGCAGACCCTGATGCACGGCGCACGGTCGTGCTGGCAGCGACGCACACGCTGGAAGACAGTGGCCTTCTCGATTCACTGGCGCGGGCGTTCCGCGCGGCCCACCCGGAGCTGCACCTGCGCGTGACCGTGAGCGGTACGGGTGAAGCGCTCGAGCACGCGCGCCGCGGCCTGGCGGACGTGCTGCTTACGCACGCACCGGAGGTGGAGCAGCAGGCACTCGCGGATGGAATCGTCCTGGACCGGCAGGAGCTGATGTACAACTCCTTCGTCGTCGCGGGGCCGACAGCCGACCCCGCGGGGATTCGCGGCATGACCGACGCCGCGGCCGCCTTCGACCGCATCGCGGACGCGGGCGCGCGGTTCGTTTCGCGCGACGATCGCAGTGGGACCAACCTGCGGGAGCTCCGGCTGTGGGCGGATGCCGGCGTCGAGCCGCCGGCGGGTGGCCGCTACATCCGGGCCGGTGTGGGGATGGCGGATGCGCTGCGCATTGCCGACGAGCGAGGCGCGTACCTGCTGACGGACAGCGCGACGCTCGTCATGCTCGGGGACGGACTTTCCCTCGAGCCACTCGTGTCCGGCGACGCCCGGCTGCGCAACGTGTACTCCGTCATGCGGGTCGCCGCGGCGCCGGACAGCAGCGCGGCGCGCATGCTGGCCGGCTGGCTGCTCGGCGAGCAGGCACGAGCGCTGATCGGCAGCTTCGGAGGGGAGGAGAGCACGCTGTTCGTGCCGGTACGCGAACGGGCCGGCACCCCGTCGGGAACCGGCCCGCCTGACACCCGTCCGCTGCAGCCGCCGCGTTGA